In Styela clava chromosome 14, kaStyClav1.hap1.2, whole genome shotgun sequence, the following are encoded in one genomic region:
- the LOC120341464 gene encoding galactose-1-phosphate uridylyltransferase-like, with amino-acid sequence MSVFNPNDHQHIRYNPLKDEWVLVSPHRLKRPWTGQVEKPVLDEIPEYDPKNPLCPGNIRSNGKQNPKYSGTYVFDNDFPALQPEVFSTEENNDPLFKMSPVSGECKVMCFHPHSNVTLPEMSNNDVIEVINKWVDLSKELGEKYTWVQVFENKGSVMGCSNPHPHCQIWASSFLPNEAAIEDKTQKNYYCKHGNQMLVEYARRESESKERIISENEHWVAIVPYWATWPYQAMLIPKRHVLRLPDLTDEERSSLAEVMKSLLTKYDNLFETSFPYSMGWHGAPTGLEMDKDNSHWQLHAHYYPPLLRSATVRKFMVGYEMLAQPQRDITAELAAKKLRELPEEHYKSKTT; translated from the coding sequence ATGTCTGTTTTTAATCCTAATGACCATCAACATATTCGATATAATCCACTGAAAGATGAATGGGTTTTGGTGTCTCCACATCGTCTTAAGAGGCCATGGACTGGACAAGTTGAAAAACCAGTTTTAGATGAAATTCCTGAATACGACCCTAAAAATCCACTGTGTCCTGGCAACATAAGATCGAATGGTAAACAAAATCCAAAGTATTCAGGGACTTATGTTTTCGATAATGATTTTCCTGCTCTACAACCTGAAGTTTTTTCAACAGAAGAAAATAATGACCCTTTGTTTAAGATGTCTCCTGTATCTGGTGAATGCAAAGTAATGTGCTTTCACCCTCATTCAAATGTTACCTTGCCAGAAATGAGCAATAATGATGTAATTGAGGTCATCAATAAATGGGTTGATTTATCAAAAGAGCTTGGTGAAAAGTATACCTGGGTGCAAGTTTTCGAAAACAAAGGATCAGTCATGGGTTGCTCCAACCCTCATCCACATTGCCAAATATGGGCGAGCTCCTTTCTACCCAATGAAGCTGCAATTGAAGATAAAACTCAGAAAAATTACTATTGTAAACATGGAAATCAAATGCTGGTTGAATATGCAAGGCGTGAGTCTGAGTCCAAAGAGAGGATTATTTCAGAAAATGAGCACTGGGTGGCAATTGTTCCCTACTGGGCAACTTGGCCCTATCAAGCGATGCTTATTCCAAAAAGACATGTGCTTCGGTTACCTGATCTAACCGATGAGGAACGGTCTTCCCTAGCAGAAGTAATGAAGTCCCTACTGACAAAATATGATAATTTGTTTGAAACTTCTTTTCCATATTCCATGGGTTGGCACGGTGCACCGACTGGACTTGAGATGGATAAAGATAACTCTCACTGGCAGCTACATGCTCACTACTATCCACCATTGTTAAGATCTGCTACAGTTCGAAAATTCATGGTTGGCTATGAAATGCTTGCGCAACCACAGAGGGATATAACAGCTGAACTAGCAGCAAAAAAATTGAGAGAATTACCTGAAGAACATTATAAGAGCAAGACAACTTGa